Proteins encoded in a region of the Nocardia asteroides genome:
- a CDS encoding carboxymuconolactone decarboxylase family protein: MGATRIAAVTPQQAGPVTKLLYRLAKRRFREVPEPFAVTANHPKLLTANAVHETMVDRASTVLPAVIREIAVYRTAWTIGCSWCVDFGAMLMRLGELDIARLEHIADYATSPLYSDDERAAIAYADAMTATPTAVTDEQVADLERRFGRAGVVELGYHIALENSRARFNSALGITAQGFSTDSCRVPWA, from the coding sequence ATGGGCGCCACTCGGATCGCCGCCGTCACCCCGCAGCAGGCGGGGCCGGTGACCAAACTGCTGTACCGGCTGGCCAAGCGCCGCTTCCGCGAAGTGCCGGAGCCCTTCGCCGTCACCGCCAACCATCCGAAGCTGCTTACCGCCAACGCGGTGCACGAGACCATGGTGGACCGGGCCAGCACCGTCCTGCCCGCCGTTATCCGCGAGATCGCCGTCTATCGCACGGCGTGGACGATCGGCTGTTCGTGGTGCGTCGACTTCGGCGCCATGCTCATGCGCCTGGGCGAGCTGGACATCGCCCGGCTCGAACACATCGCCGACTACGCGACCTCGCCGCTGTACTCCGACGACGAGCGCGCCGCCATCGCCTACGCCGACGCGATGACCGCCACGCCGACCGCGGTCACCGACGAGCAGGTCGCCGACCTCGAGCGGCGCTTCGGCCGGGCCGGTGTGGTGGAGCTCGGCTATCACATCGCGCTGGAAAACTCGCGCGCCCGGTTCAATTCCGCGCTCGGGATCACCGCACAGGGTTTCAGCACCGATTCCTGCCGTGTGCCCTGGGCGTGA
- a CDS encoding nuclear transport factor 2 family protein: MAEQIRDVVEQYVKLVGSGPTEDIVDLYAPDAVVEDPVGTPPKRGHDAIREFYEVIAALDRETELRPEDVRVAGNQAAFAFTIVTKVGGQRFVLSPIDVMEFDEEGRKTGMRAYWSQEDMRVDPE; this comes from the coding sequence ATGGCCGAGCAGATCCGCGATGTGGTCGAGCAGTACGTCAAGCTGGTCGGCTCGGGCCCGACCGAGGACATCGTCGATCTGTACGCGCCCGACGCGGTCGTGGAGGACCCGGTCGGCACCCCGCCCAAGCGCGGCCACGACGCCATCCGCGAGTTCTACGAGGTGATCGCCGCCCTGGACCGGGAGACCGAGCTGCGGCCCGAGGATGTCAGGGTCGCGGGCAACCAGGCCGCGTTCGCGTTCACCATCGTCACCAAGGTCGGTGGGCAGCGCTTCGTCCTGTCGCCGATCGACGTGATGGAGTTCGACGAGGAAGGCCGGAAAACCGGAATGCGCGCCTACTGGAGCCAGGAGGACATGCGGGTCGACCCCGAGTGA
- a CDS encoding integration host factor, with protein sequence MALPTMTAEQRTEALAKAAAVRKARSELIGKVKEGKVSVADLLKKADSDELVKKTKVAAVIKALPGVGPVKAAKLMDQAEIPEDRRIGGLGARQRAALLEALKD encoded by the coding sequence ATGGCACTGCCTACCATGACCGCAGAGCAGCGCACCGAGGCATTGGCCAAGGCGGCTGCGGTCCGCAAGGCACGCTCCGAACTGATCGGCAAGGTGAAGGAGGGCAAGGTCTCGGTCGCGGACCTGCTGAAGAAGGCCGACTCCGACGAGCTGGTCAAGAAGACCAAGGTGGCCGCGGTGATCAAGGCCCTGCCCGGTGTCGGCCCGGTGAAGGCCGCGAAGCTGATGGACCAGGCGGAGATCCCCGAGGACCGCCGCATCGGCGGTCTCGGCGCACGTCAGCGCGCGGCGCTGCTCGAAGCGCTGAAGGACTGA
- a CDS encoding TetR/AcrR family transcriptional regulator, producing MSAAAVSRRSRPAKVPLSREVIVETGLRVLDRDGAAALTMRRVAQELDTGAASLYVYVANRDDLMAAMLDHVLGAVPAPAGTDWRERLTALVDGMVAAMSRHEGLALVALGVIPSSPNALRLVELMLGSLTEAGLDARTASWAVDLLFLHITASAAEQSVHDTGGGTEQEYLAAIERRFAELPADRYPTIVAMRDALLAGDGDARAAWAVQVLLNGILATRAK from the coding sequence ATGAGCGCAGCAGCCGTCAGCCGCCGGTCCCGCCCCGCCAAAGTTCCGCTGAGTCGTGAGGTGATCGTCGAGACCGGCCTGCGCGTGTTGGACCGGGATGGAGCGGCGGCGCTGACCATGCGCCGCGTGGCGCAGGAGTTGGATACCGGCGCCGCTTCGCTTTACGTGTACGTCGCCAATCGCGACGATCTGATGGCCGCCATGCTCGATCATGTCCTCGGCGCTGTCCCCGCGCCCGCCGGGACGGATTGGCGCGAGCGGCTGACCGCGCTCGTCGATGGCATGGTCGCGGCGATGAGCAGGCACGAAGGACTGGCGCTCGTCGCGCTGGGTGTGATCCCGAGCAGCCCGAACGCGCTGCGGCTGGTGGAACTGATGCTCGGATCGCTCACCGAGGCGGGGCTGGACGCCCGGACCGCGTCGTGGGCGGTGGACCTGCTCTTCCTGCACATCACCGCATCGGCGGCCGAACAGAGCGTGCACGATACCGGTGGCGGGACCGAGCAGGAGTACCTCGCCGCGATCGAGCGGCGCTTCGCCGAGTTGCCCGCCGACCGCTATCCGACCATCGTGGCCATGCGGGACGCTCTGCTGGCAGGCGACGGCGACGCGCGCGCGGCCTGGGCCGTTCAGGTGCTGCTGAACGGCATTCTCGCCACGCGGGCGAAGTGA
- a CDS encoding GNAT family N-acetyltransferase, translated as MTAVADDEPPSVATLREFQQAGRAWVWIDDDVPIGYLIVGIVDGNAHIEQVSVHPDYAGRRIGKRLLDRGARWAAAAGLPAMTLTTFTEVAWNGPYYERLGFRYLSAEEQTPGLTALRAAEHAHGLDRWPRACMRAELSEWSMDSSRERRCAAR; from the coding sequence ATGACGGCGGTGGCCGACGACGAACCTCCTTCGGTGGCCACTCTGCGAGAGTTCCAGCAGGCCGGGCGCGCCTGGGTATGGATTGACGACGACGTGCCGATCGGCTACCTGATCGTGGGGATCGTCGACGGGAACGCCCATATCGAGCAGGTCTCCGTGCACCCCGACTACGCCGGACGCCGGATCGGCAAGCGCTTGCTCGACCGAGGCGCGCGCTGGGCCGCTGCCGCGGGGTTGCCCGCGATGACATTGACCACCTTCACCGAGGTCGCCTGGAACGGTCCGTACTACGAGCGGCTCGGCTTCCGGTACCTGTCGGCGGAGGAGCAGACGCCGGGACTGACCGCGTTGCGTGCGGCCGAACACGCGCACGGCCTCGACCGCTGGCCGCGCGCGTGCATGCGCGCCGAGCTGTCCGAATGGTCGATGGACTCCAGCCGCGAAAGGCGGTGCGCCGCTAGGTGA
- a CDS encoding ribosomal protein L7/L12: MFANRRLERKVDALHVKLDLIMAHLGIEAPVAPRPAVRSVPRGEGMAEIDALLAQGKKIHAIKRYRELTGCGLKEAKDAVERRYPY, encoded by the coding sequence ATGTTTGCCAACCGGCGCCTGGAGCGCAAGGTCGACGCGTTGCACGTCAAGCTCGATCTGATCATGGCCCATCTGGGCATCGAGGCGCCGGTCGCGCCGCGGCCTGCGGTGCGGTCGGTCCCGCGGGGCGAGGGCATGGCGGAGATCGACGCATTACTGGCGCAGGGCAAGAAGATTCACGCGATCAAGCGGTACCGCGAGCTCACCGGCTGCGGGTTGAAAGAGGCCAAAGACGCGGTCGAACGGCGGTACCCGTACTGA
- a CDS encoding AraC family transcriptional regulator translates to MGPSIPPGTPSPAALWLWPGQAIYRGPSLHLAAHSTAVDCLAVGVDATLTLEADGIARTARSALIPPRRVHRVVAGGDHMMFCYLDPGSRSARACRDRMLLWDSGFGLGHRAESALTTAASGPCPDPHELADLVGAAPVPVLDGRVTEAMAALLADPAREFTAGRFAAAAHLSESRFLRLFAAQAGTSFRRYRLWARMLGVGRAIAEGANLTVASAEAGFASPSHFSDAFRTLFGLSATALLATGVQIVVLDAAQGIESDSRTC, encoded by the coding sequence ATGGGGCCGAGCATTCCGCCGGGGACGCCCTCTCCCGCAGCATTGTGGCTGTGGCCCGGGCAGGCGATCTATCGCGGACCGTCGCTGCACTTGGCGGCGCATTCCACCGCGGTCGACTGCCTTGCCGTCGGGGTGGACGCCACGCTCACGCTGGAGGCCGACGGCATAGCGCGTACCGCACGCAGCGCGCTGATCCCGCCACGCCGGGTACATCGCGTGGTCGCGGGCGGCGATCACATGATGTTCTGCTATCTGGATCCGGGCTCGCGCAGCGCCCGGGCATGTCGCGACCGAATGCTCCTATGGGACAGCGGTTTCGGACTCGGTCACCGAGCGGAGAGCGCGCTGACGACCGCCGCGAGCGGCCCGTGTCCCGATCCGCACGAACTGGCCGACCTCGTCGGCGCCGCGCCGGTCCCGGTGTTGGACGGTCGCGTGACGGAGGCGATGGCGGCGCTGCTCGCCGATCCCGCGCGCGAATTCACCGCAGGGCGGTTCGCCGCGGCGGCGCACCTGTCCGAGTCACGCTTCCTGCGCTTGTTCGCGGCGCAGGCAGGAACCTCGTTCCGGCGGTATCGGCTCTGGGCCAGGATGCTCGGCGTCGGCCGCGCGATCGCCGAAGGCGCGAATCTCACGGTCGCGTCGGCCGAGGCAGGATTCGCCAGTCCGTCCCATTTCAGCGACGCCTTCCGCACACTGTTCGGGTTGTCGGCCACCGCGCTGTTGGCCACCGGCGTGCAGATTGTCGTGCTGGACGCGGCGCAAGGGATCGAATCGGACTCGCGAACTTGCTAG
- a CDS encoding FHA domain-containing protein: MRRKPSTVGVAPGDGLVARFGAVVAYLGAETASTDRVLGTIEAVAEGDHPGAALAQRLAAVIFGSTVQPPPFGVVAPTDDGMLILLRGPVTAEIQGAEGTRRLDGGRAFTWVDEIVREPVRRITIGAGTGAPPTALPRTDLRAGVVPGGGFVLHAAVRRAGKTVEPRTAEPASRPEPEPTAAAGFTAMPEPTGASEAVAPAPQPTESVRPLAKPRPPRPVADRPLAWSQVHPAHEAVALRKTPETSGTGVPRPAAPAGDNIGALVTEDGAAYPLNRAYVIGRGPQVDESVRAATAAPLVIQRDRHVSRVHAYVSVDGGKVYVRDAAATSGTFIAAPGADQWTRINTSPTELLPGWRVRVSERVLTYRGQDQRTGGAADTAGARRRS, translated from the coding sequence GTGCGCAGAAAACCGTCCACCGTGGGTGTCGCACCGGGCGACGGACTGGTCGCCCGCTTCGGGGCGGTCGTCGCCTACCTCGGTGCCGAAACCGCCTCCACCGACCGCGTACTCGGCACCATCGAAGCCGTCGCCGAAGGGGACCACCCCGGCGCCGCGCTCGCTCAGCGCTTGGCCGCGGTGATCTTCGGCAGCACGGTCCAACCGCCGCCGTTCGGCGTGGTCGCGCCGACCGACGACGGCATGCTGATCCTGTTGCGCGGACCGGTGACCGCGGAGATCCAAGGCGCGGAGGGCACCCGCCGCCTCGACGGCGGACGTGCGTTCACCTGGGTGGACGAAATCGTGCGCGAACCGGTGCGCCGCATCACGATCGGGGCGGGCACCGGTGCGCCGCCGACCGCGCTGCCACGCACGGACCTGCGCGCGGGCGTGGTGCCCGGTGGCGGCTTCGTCTTGCACGCGGCGGTGCGGCGCGCCGGGAAAACGGTCGAGCCGCGCACCGCCGAGCCCGCTTCGCGGCCCGAGCCCGAGCCGACGGCCGCGGCGGGTTTCACCGCGATGCCCGAACCGACCGGCGCGTCCGAAGCCGTCGCGCCCGCCCCGCAGCCGACCGAATCGGTGCGTCCCCTTGCCAAACCGCGTCCGCCACGGCCAGTCGCGGATCGTCCGCTCGCTTGGTCCCAAGTGCATCCCGCGCATGAAGCGGTAGCCCTGCGGAAAACGCCCGAGACCAGCGGAACAGGTGTTCCTCGCCCGGCGGCCCCCGCAGGAGACAACATCGGCGCACTGGTGACCGAAGACGGTGCGGCTTACCCGTTGAATCGCGCCTACGTCATCGGTCGCGGTCCCCAGGTGGACGAATCGGTGCGCGCCGCTACCGCCGCACCGCTCGTCATCCAGCGCGATCGCCACGTTTCCCGCGTTCACGCCTACGTGTCGGTCGACGGCGGCAAGGTGTACGTCCGGGACGCCGCCGCCACGTCCGGCACCTTCATCGCGGCTCCCGGCGCCGACCAGTGGACCCGGATCAACACGTCCCCGACCGAACTCCTTCCGGGCTGGCGCGTCCGCGTCAGCGAGCGCGTCCTCACCTACCGCGGCCAGGATCAGCGCACCGGCGGCGCGGCCGACACCGCGGGCGCTCGCCGCCGTTCCTGA
- the fdhD gene encoding formate dehydrogenase accessory sulfurtransferase FdhD, whose amino-acid sequence MSRVTARRRMLRISPTGEIRRPDTLAVEEPLEIRIGGQSLTVTMRTPGNDVDLVHGFLLSEGMIGSAEDIVAARYCAGTDDQGRNTYNVLDVTLRAPVPVTKRNFLTTGACGLCGKSALEEVRTRTRFPLPSGGPVVDSRVLAAMPGMLRDRQSVFDATGGLHAAGLFTAEGSALAVREDIGRHNAVDKVIGWALRETRVPAHDLVLIVSGRASFELVQKAVMAGIPMLGAVSAPSSLAVDLAAEAGLSLVGFLRGDTMNVYTAPERIGTDPGTDSLLA is encoded by the coding sequence ATGAGTCGCGTCACCGCCCGCCGCCGGATGCTGCGGATCTCGCCCACCGGGGAGATCCGTCGTCCGGACACCCTCGCCGTCGAGGAACCGCTGGAAATCCGCATCGGCGGGCAATCTCTGACGGTCACCATGCGCACCCCCGGCAACGACGTCGACCTCGTGCACGGATTCCTGTTGAGCGAAGGCATGATCGGCTCCGCCGAGGACATCGTGGCGGCCCGCTACTGCGCGGGCACCGACGACCAGGGTCGCAACACCTACAACGTCCTCGACGTCACCCTGCGCGCACCCGTCCCGGTGACGAAGCGGAATTTCCTCACCACCGGCGCCTGCGGCCTGTGCGGCAAGAGTGCCCTCGAGGAGGTACGCACCCGCACGCGATTCCCCCTGCCCTCCGGCGGCCCCGTGGTGGATTCCCGTGTGCTGGCCGCCATGCCCGGCATGCTGCGCGACCGCCAATCGGTGTTCGACGCCACCGGCGGCTTGCATGCCGCGGGGTTGTTCACCGCCGAAGGCTCAGCGCTGGCGGTGCGCGAGGACATCGGCAGGCACAACGCGGTGGACAAGGTGATCGGCTGGGCGCTGCGCGAAACCCGGGTCCCCGCTCACGATCTGGTGCTCATCGTCAGTGGGCGCGCCTCGTTCGAACTGGTGCAGAAAGCCGTCATGGCCGGCATCCCGATGCTCGGCGCGGTCTCCGCGCCCAGCTCCCTCGCCGTCGACCTCGCCGCCGAGGCCGGACTCAGCCTGGTCGGCTTCCTCCGCGGCGACACCATGAACGTCTACACCGCCCCCGAGCGGATCGGCACCGATCCGGGCACGGACTCGTTGTTGGCCTGA
- a CDS encoding STAS domain-containing protein has protein sequence MSAGFANPTYVLNAARNADHPAERLKISVTAPSELVTLCALAGEVDHYTVEVFRRRLIGSLGTAAPLVVVDLSKVRFFGVAGLQVLIDARSMLEETGRRLRLVTGQPCVDRLLQLAGDRARFEVMASLADAVLVAA, from the coding sequence ATGTCGGCAGGCTTCGCCAACCCCACGTACGTCCTCAACGCTGCTCGCAATGCCGATCACCCCGCCGAGCGGCTCAAGATTTCCGTCACCGCCCCGAGCGAGCTGGTCACCCTCTGCGCGCTCGCGGGCGAGGTCGACCATTACACCGTCGAAGTGTTCCGCCGCAGGCTGATCGGCTCGCTGGGCACAGCGGCGCCCCTGGTGGTCGTCGATCTGTCCAAAGTCAGGTTCTTCGGCGTCGCCGGACTACAAGTCCTGATCGACGCGCGGTCCATGCTGGAGGAGACCGGCCGCAGGTTGCGTCTGGTCACCGGCCAGCCGTGCGTGGACCGGCTGCTGCAGCTGGCTGGTGACCGTGCGCGGTTCGAGGTCATGGCGAGTCTGGCCGACGCCGTGCTCGTTGCCGCCTGA
- a CDS encoding glycerol-3-phosphate dehydrogenase/oxidase, which produces MTENSMPAGDSALNAARRAADLSRLGDGAEIDVLVIGGGVTGAGAALDAAARGLRTVLVERHDLAFGTSRWSSKLVHGGLRYLAGGRIGIAHESAVERGILMRTTAPHLVRPLPQLVPLLPGIGTTQAALVRAGFLAGDLLRRGAGTPAAILPRSRHVAAAEAVRLAPTVRRADLRGGLQAWDGQLVDDARLVVALARTAAAHGARVLTRVEALEASGNSAILRDTRTGETLTVRPRTVVNATGVWADQLDPSIQLRPSRGTHLVFSAASFGGLTAALTVPVPGSIGRFVFAFPAAHGRVYLGLTDEDAPGPVPDEPKPTDGEIDFLLDTLNPALREPLTRDDVRGSYAGLRPLLQTADDSTADISRKHAVLRSPNGIITIVGGKLTTYRRMAEDVIDAAVAQGGLGAGPCRTRRLPLVGAVSGAARDRIDAPPVLIERYGSEAATVLAAARRDPALAEPVAPGIDVSRAEFVFAVSHECALDADDLLDRRTRIGLVAEDRAAASAAAELALT; this is translated from the coding sequence ATGACCGAGAACTCGATGCCCGCGGGCGACTCCGCGTTGAACGCGGCGCGCCGCGCCGCGGATCTGTCCCGGCTCGGCGACGGCGCCGAGATCGATGTCCTGGTGATCGGCGGCGGCGTCACCGGCGCGGGCGCGGCGCTGGACGCCGCCGCCCGTGGACTGCGCACCGTGCTGGTGGAACGCCACGATCTGGCCTTCGGCACCAGCCGCTGGAGTTCCAAGCTGGTGCACGGCGGCCTGCGCTATCTGGCCGGCGGACGGATCGGCATCGCGCATGAGAGCGCGGTGGAACGCGGCATTCTGATGCGCACCACCGCGCCGCATCTGGTGCGCCCGCTGCCCCAGCTGGTGCCGCTGCTGCCCGGAATAGGCACAACCCAAGCGGCGCTCGTGCGCGCCGGTTTCCTGGCCGGTGACCTGCTGCGGCGCGGCGCCGGCACACCGGCGGCGATCCTGCCCCGGTCCCGGCACGTCGCCGCCGCGGAAGCCGTGCGCCTCGCACCGACCGTGCGGCGCGCGGACCTGCGCGGCGGCCTGCAGGCATGGGACGGACAGCTGGTCGACGACGCGCGCCTGGTCGTCGCGCTGGCGCGCACCGCGGCGGCCCACGGTGCTCGGGTGCTGACCCGCGTCGAAGCACTCGAGGCGAGCGGGAATTCGGCGATCCTGCGCGACACGCGCACCGGCGAAACACTCACGGTGCGGCCGCGCACCGTGGTGAACGCCACCGGCGTCTGGGCCGACCAGCTGGATCCGAGTATCCAGCTGCGCCCGAGCCGCGGCACCCACCTGGTGTTCTCCGCGGCGTCCTTCGGCGGCCTCACCGCCGCACTGACCGTGCCGGTGCCCGGCAGCATCGGTCGCTTCGTCTTCGCCTTCCCCGCCGCACACGGCCGGGTGTACCTGGGATTGACCGACGAAGACGCGCCGGGCCCGGTTCCCGACGAGCCGAAGCCCACCGACGGCGAGATCGACTTCCTGCTCGACACCCTCAACCCGGCTCTGCGTGAGCCGTTGACCCGCGACGATGTCCGTGGCTCCTACGCCGGACTGCGCCCGCTGCTGCAGACCGCCGACGACAGCACGGCCGACATCTCCCGCAAGCACGCGGTGCTGCGTTCACCGAACGGGATCATCACGATCGTAGGAGGCAAGCTCACCACCTACCGGCGGATGGCCGAGGACGTGATCGACGCCGCGGTCGCGCAGGGCGGTCTCGGGGCGGGACCGTGCCGGACCCGGCGGCTCCCCTTGGTGGGTGCGGTCTCCGGCGCGGCGCGCGACCGCATCGACGCCCCGCCCGTGCTGATCGAGCGTTACGGCAGCGAAGCGGCGACGGTGCTGGCCGCGGCGCGCCGCGATCCGGCGCTCGCCGAACCGGTGGCGCCCGGAATCGACGTGTCGCGGGCGGAATTCGTGTTCGCGGTGTCCCACGAGTGCGCGCTCGACGCCGATGATCTACTGGACCGGCGCACGCGCATCGGCCTGGTCGCCGAAGACCGGGCCGCCGCGTCTGCGGCCGCCGAACTGGCCCTCACCTAG
- a CDS encoding dihydrofolate reductase family protein — MELSLTQFVTLDGVCQAPGGPQEDTSGGFTHGGWSVPFGDADFGAFIDAVFDRADAFLLGRRTYEIFAGYWPKITDPDNPVATKLNALPKHVASRTLERAAWPGTELLRGELVAEVTALKQRPGRELQTHGSGNLARTLLANGLIDTLHLLTFPVLLGTGKRLFSTDVQPTGLELTESRVTGSGIVIGTYRNAGAPRYGDYSEEAIAAQ; from the coding sequence ATGGAGCTGTCCCTCACCCAGTTCGTCACGCTGGACGGCGTGTGCCAAGCACCCGGCGGCCCGCAGGAGGACACCAGCGGCGGATTCACCCATGGAGGCTGGTCTGTGCCGTTCGGCGACGCGGATTTCGGCGCGTTCATCGACGCGGTTTTCGATCGCGCGGACGCGTTCTTGCTCGGACGGCGTACCTACGAGATCTTCGCCGGTTACTGGCCGAAGATCACCGATCCGGACAACCCGGTGGCCACCAAGCTCAACGCCCTGCCCAAGCACGTCGCCAGCCGAACCCTGGAGCGCGCCGCATGGCCGGGCACCGAGCTACTGCGTGGCGAACTCGTCGCCGAAGTGACCGCACTGAAACAGCGGCCCGGCCGCGAACTCCAGACGCACGGCAGCGGCAACCTGGCCCGCACACTGTTGGCCAACGGCCTGATCGACACCCTTCACCTGCTCACCTTCCCGGTACTTCTCGGCACCGGTAAGCGCCTGTTCAGCACCGATGTGCAGCCGACCGGGCTCGAGCTCACGGAATCGCGGGTGACCGGCAGCGGCATCGTCATCGGCACCTACCGCAACGCCGGTGCGCCGCGTTACGGCGACTATTCCGAGGAGGCCATCGCTGCGCAGTAA
- a CDS encoding FdhF/YdeP family oxidoreductase, with amino-acid sequence MHRNGPSRDIDESELSVTPPKEQAAGVTAVAVALKRSVEEMGVVRTARTLARVNQVHGFDCPGCAWPEPTGHRRPAEFCENGAKAVAEEATLRTVTPEFFAAHSIAELSEKSGYWLGQQGRLTHPMVLRPGDTHYSPITWEEAYRLIADTLRGLDSPDEAVFYTSGRTSNETAFLYQLLVRSYGTNNLPDCSNMCHESSGTALSSSIGIGKGSISIDDFEKADLIVVAGQNPGTNHPRMLSALAAAKAKGARIVAVNPLPETGLLGFRDPQTVKGITTGVPIADDFLQIRLGGDLALFQALGRLLLEAEDRAPGTVVDRAFVDAHCAGYADYEKHARAVDLATVEEATGLSAAELEHTAELFARSRNIILCWAMGLTQQAHAVATIEEATNLLLLRGMIGKPGAGVCPVRGHSNVQGDRTMGIWEKMPETFLGALDREFGITSPREHGLDTVAAIRAMRDGHAKVFFGMGGNFVSATPDTAVTEAALRGCALTVQVSTKLNRSHVVHGRTALILPTLGRTDVDLAPDGTKHQVSVEDSMSMVHLSTGRLKPVSEHLRSEVAIVCELAAELFGADHAVGWARFARDYDAIRDAISRVVPGCTDYNRKVRQRNGFQLPHPPRDAREFRTATGKANFAVNELTWLPVPEGRLILQTLRSHDQYNTTIYGLDDRYRGIHHGRKVVLVHPDDITAFGFTDGDLVDIVSEWTDGTERRVEGFRLVSYPTPRGNAAAYYPETNPLVPLDHVAKRSNTPVSKAVTIRFEASTGVSGQGGSQGPAHADKDTA; translated from the coding sequence ATGCACCGAAACGGACCGAGCCGCGACATCGATGAGTCCGAGCTGAGTGTGACCCCGCCGAAGGAGCAGGCCGCGGGTGTCACCGCCGTGGCGGTGGCGCTGAAACGCTCGGTCGAGGAGATGGGTGTCGTGCGCACCGCCCGCACCCTGGCGCGGGTCAATCAGGTGCACGGCTTCGACTGCCCCGGCTGCGCCTGGCCGGAGCCGACCGGTCATCGCAGGCCCGCGGAGTTCTGCGAGAACGGCGCGAAGGCCGTCGCCGAGGAAGCCACGCTGCGCACGGTCACGCCGGAGTTCTTCGCCGCGCACTCGATCGCCGAGCTGAGCGAGAAGTCCGGCTACTGGCTCGGGCAGCAGGGCAGGCTGACTCACCCGATGGTGCTGCGGCCCGGCGACACCCATTACTCCCCCATCACCTGGGAGGAGGCCTACCGGTTGATCGCAGATACACTGCGCGGCTTGGACTCGCCCGACGAGGCGGTGTTCTACACCTCCGGCCGCACCAGCAACGAGACCGCGTTTCTCTATCAGCTGCTGGTACGCAGTTACGGCACCAACAATCTGCCGGACTGCTCCAACATGTGCCACGAGTCCTCCGGTACGGCGCTGTCGAGCTCGATCGGGATAGGCAAGGGCTCGATCTCCATCGATGACTTCGAAAAGGCCGACTTGATCGTCGTCGCGGGACAGAACCCGGGCACCAACCATCCGCGGATGCTCAGCGCGCTCGCCGCGGCCAAAGCGAAGGGCGCCCGGATCGTCGCGGTGAACCCGCTGCCGGAGACCGGGCTGCTCGGCTTCCGCGATCCGCAGACGGTGAAAGGGATCACCACCGGTGTGCCGATCGCCGACGACTTCCTGCAGATCCGCCTCGGCGGTGACCTGGCCCTGTTCCAGGCGCTGGGCCGCCTGCTACTGGAAGCCGAGGACCGCGCGCCCGGCACGGTGGTCGACCGCGCGTTCGTCGACGCCCACTGCGCGGGCTATGCCGACTACGAAAAGCACGCGCGTGCCGTCGATCTCGCCACCGTGGAAGAAGCGACCGGCCTGAGCGCGGCCGAACTCGAGCACACCGCCGAGCTGTTCGCACGCTCGCGCAACATCATCCTGTGCTGGGCGATGGGCCTGACCCAGCAGGCCCATGCCGTGGCCACCATCGAGGAGGCCACCAACCTGCTGCTGTTGCGCGGCATGATCGGGAAACCGGGCGCGGGTGTGTGCCCGGTGCGGGGCCACTCCAACGTCCAGGGTGACCGCACCATGGGCATCTGGGAGAAGATGCCCGAGACCTTCCTCGGCGCTCTCGATCGCGAGTTCGGCATCACCAGCCCGCGCGAGCACGGCCTCGACACCGTCGCGGCCATCCGCGCCATGCGTGACGGGCACGCGAAAGTCTTCTTCGGCATGGGCGGCAACTTCGTCTCCGCCACCCCCGACACCGCCGTGACCGAGGCAGCGCTGCGCGGCTGCGCGCTCACCGTGCAGGTCTCCACCAAACTCAACCGCAGCCACGTCGTGCACGGCCGCACCGCGCTCATCCTGCCCACCCTCGGGCGCACCGACGTCGACCTCGCCCCGGACGGCACCAAACATCAAGTCTCGGTGGAGGACTCGATGTCGATGGTGCACCTGTCCACCGGTCGGCTGAAGCCCGTCAGCGAACACCTGCGCAGCGAAGTCGCCATCGTCTGCGAACTCGCCGCGGAACTCTTCGGCGCCGATCACGCGGTGGGGTGGGCGCGTTTCGCCCGCGACTACGACGCCATCCGCGACGCCATCTCCCGCGTCGTACCCGGCTGCACCGACTACAACCGTAAAGTTCGGCAGCGCAACGGCTTCCAGTTACCCCACCCGCCGCGCGACGCCCGCGAATTCCGTACCGCCACCGGCAAGGCCAACTTCGCGGTCAACGAACTGACCTGGCTGCCGGTCCCCGAGGGCAGGCTGATCCTGCAAACGCTGCGCAGCCACGACCAGTACAACACCACCATCTACGGCCTCGACGACCGCTACCGCGGCATCCACCACGGCCGCAAAGTCGTCCTGGTCCACCCCGACGACATCACCGCGTTCGGCTTCACCGACGGCGACCTGGTCGACATCGTCTCCGAGTGGACCGACGGCACCGAACGCCGCGTCGAAGGCTTCCGCCTGGTCTCCTATCCCACCCCACGCGGCAACGCCGCCGCCTACTACCCCGAAACGAATCCTCTGGTACCACTGGACCACGTCGCGAAACGGTCCAACACACCCGTCTCCAAAGCGGTCACCATCCGATTCGAAGCGAGCACCGGCGTGAGCGGTCAGGGCGGGAGTCAGGGCCCCGCTCATGCAGACAAGGACACAGCATGA